A part of Kineosporia sp. NBRC 101731 genomic DNA contains:
- a CDS encoding DurN family substrate-assisted peptide maturase encodes MKHSEFPVIYPEVDTIRQVQELLILASALRPDGELAGALRVALDVPGHCVSSRMEPVTDIHPHTLKYWLEKLWMSGDLGPAERRLVEFQNTSDNMVAATRELLDFERDSGFRLVAEKV; translated from the coding sequence ATGAAGCACTCGGAGTTTCCGGTGATCTACCCCGAGGTCGACACCATTCGCCAGGTCCAGGAACTGCTGATCCTGGCCTCGGCGCTGCGCCCGGACGGCGAGCTGGCCGGGGCGCTGCGGGTGGCTCTCGACGTTCCGGGGCATTGCGTGAGCAGCCGGATGGAGCCGGTGACCGACATTCATCCGCACACCCTCAAGTACTGGCTGGAAAAGCTCTGGATGTCCGGCGACCTCGGCCCGGCCGAGCGGCGCCTCGTGGAGTTCCAGAACACCAGCGACAACATGGTCGCCGCGACCCGTGAGCTGCTCGATTTCGAGCGTGACTCCGGATTCCGGCTGGTGGCCGAAAAGGTCTAG
- a CDS encoding cinnamycin family lantibiotic, with translation MNTTLLQQAAVDSEFRALIEADPTRFGVTGATLPAEVEAPDQESLDFFTEGVSSLEIYACESSCSFGPFTIVCDGGTK, from the coding sequence GTGAACACCACGCTTCTCCAGCAGGCCGCTGTCGACAGCGAGTTCCGCGCCCTCATCGAGGCCGACCCCACCCGGTTCGGGGTCACCGGCGCCACGTTGCCGGCCGAGGTCGAGGCACCGGACCAGGAATCGCTGGACTTCTTCACCGAGGGAGTTTCCTCCCTGGAGATCTACGCCTGCGAGTCCTCGTGCAGCTTCGGTCCGTTCACCATCGTGTGTGACGGCGGAACCAAGTAG